One region of Salvelinus namaycush isolate Seneca chromosome 3, SaNama_1.0, whole genome shotgun sequence genomic DNA includes:
- the LOC120044342 gene encoding E3 ubiquitin-protein ligase RNF26-like encodes MDVVNFASCAIGKCLDTFCLLLDLVIWFVNWLGRLFSNMGSSMHDLQVVPSGSILLEYWNCALFSFLTVTEVVTSTAHGAFNLLEGWLQTLGGVFESFKMVGHLSSHVAWRTKELLHRGLLSGHTVLKQTCDGFSIAFSLVLYFVNTIVNILLIGTQNCFSAMVGAWEAVSGPLHKALELALTLLTFLYSCLVGTSVLLWTPCQLALEFLGSLGHVFITVFMLNIYGLLLTAVIVALTLLYLNPELPRHVAQQCLHFVNTIPGMLSLQRTIYRLYLLAMEQAQALQDNAAGPQAMGQVAQARQPRGRTVQPSVDQGGVGHLVLDPRAPGIPTDHTGTLLPPEQTGREQVELYSTLQHLDTRWDDINLDPDQYHHQSTTRTPVKQQPASGQGSQASPVDTGLLSLLKEHEERKKCVICQDRVKNVLLLPCRHLCLCRHCSAILLQQPPQQHSCPLCRQAITQTMDVFL; translated from the coding sequence ATGGATGTAGTGAACTTTGCTTCCTGTGCCATTGGGAAATGCCTGGATACTTTTTGCCTTCTACTGGACTTGGTCATCTGGTTTGTGAATTGGCTAGGCCGACTTTTCTCCAACATGGGTTCATCAATGCACGACCTGCAAGTGGTCCCGAGTGGCTCCATCTTACTAGAATACTGGAACTGTGCACTGTTCTCTTTCCTCACTGTAACAGAGGTGGTCACAAGCACAGCACACGGAGCTTTCAATCTACTGGAGGGATGGCTTCAGACCTTAGGAGGGGTGTTCGAGAGTTTCAAAATGGTGGGCCACCTCTCTTCTCATGTTGCATGGCGCACCAAGGAGCTGCTACACCGCGGACTCCTGTCTGGACATACTGTGCTTAAACAGACTTGTGACGGTTTTAGCATCGCGTTCAGCCTCGTTCTCTACTTTGTCAACACTATCGTCAACATTCTCCTCATTGGTACCCAGAACTGCTTCTCTGCAATGGTAGGGGCCTGGGAGGCAGTGTCAGGCCCCCTGCATAAAGCCTTGGAGCTGGCCCTCACACTTCTCACCTTCCTATACAGCTGCCTGGTGGGCACCTCTGTACTGCTTTGGACACCCTGCCAACTAGCTCTTGAGTTTCTGGGCTCCCTCGGTCATGTCTTTATCACAGTATTCATGCTCAACATCTATGGCTTGCTCTTAACAGCGGTCATTGTTGCTTTGACCTTGCTATATCTCAACCCAGAGTTGCCTCGTCATGTGGCCCAGCAATGTCTTCACTTTGTCAACACAATCCCAGGAATGCTAAGTCTACAGAGAACCATCTATAGACTTTACCTGCTGGCCATGGAGCAAGCTCAAGCTCTTCAGGACAATGCTGCTGGACCACAGGCTATGGGGCAGGTGGCCCAAGCAAGACAGCCAAGGGGCAGAACAGTACAGCCTTCTGTGGACCAAGGTGGAGTGGGGCACCTAGTTCTGGATCCAAGGGCCCCAGGTATTCCTACTGACCATACAGGTACCCTTCTTCCCCCAGAACAGACTGGAAGAGAACAAGTGGAGTTATACTCAACACTTCAACACCTCGACACTAGGTGGGATGACATCAACCTTGACCCAGACCAATACCACCACCAGTCTACAACAAGGACTCCAGTGAAGCAGCAGCCTGCCTCTGGTCAAGGCAGCCAGGCCTCTCCAGTTGACACCGGCCTCCTCAGCCTATTGAAGGAGCATGAGGAGAGGAAGAAGTGTGTAATCTGTCAGGACAGGGTCAAGAACGTGTTGCTGCTGCCCTGCCGCCACCTGTGCCTGTGTCGCCACTGCTCGGCCATCTTGCTACAGCAGCCCCCCCAGCAGCACAGCTGTCCCCTCTGCCGACAGGCCATCACACAAACCATGGACGTCTTTCTCTGA